One window of Branchiostoma lanceolatum isolate klBraLanc5 chromosome 8, klBraLanc5.hap2, whole genome shotgun sequence genomic DNA carries:
- the LOC136440620 gene encoding cytochrome P450 4F6-like — protein sequence MSDGDTWKVRRRLLTPAFHFDILKQYVSVYNREATEMISKLLETTKRGQIFEMFQEASMCTLETILQCAFSGGQMSDETKNEYVEAIRKLEILFIEMVFNPIFIVAPSAYKRLPRGREYTRLCKFVHNTSELIIAKRRQQLMRDGRPQQTTGRLDFLDLLLSARYEDGTGLTDLEIREEVDTFMFAGHDTTASSLSWTLYSLAQHPHHQDKVREEVNYLLSGREDDTIQWEDLQKLPYLTMCLKEAMRLHSPLALIERKMLEDTVIDGVTVPKGYDVAIHLYGLHHNPAVWGPDHMEFDPSRFRPERMKDRDSHAFLPFSAGQRNCIGQNFAMNEVKVLLARLIYKFVFEVDPTRPAKKEVLIIMNTKDGMWMKATPV from the exons ATGAGTGACGGAGACACATGGAAGGTTCGCCGACGTCTCCTCACGCCTGCTTTCCACTTTGACATCCTCAAACAGTACGTCAGCGTCTACAACAGGGAAGCCACGGAAATGATA AGCAAGCTTTTAGAGACTACCAAGAGAGGTCAAATTTTCGAGATGTTCCAAGAGGCCAGCATGTGTACCCTGGAAACCATCCTACAATGTGCTTTTTCAGGGGGACAGATGTCAGATGA GACCAAGAACGAGTACGTCGAAGCAATTAGGAAACTAGAAATCCTGTTTATCGAGATGGTGTT CAACCCAATATTTATAGTAGCACCTTCTGCGTACAAACGGCTTCCACGGGGGCGTGAATACACTCGCCTGTGCAAGTTTGTGCACAACACGTCGGAACTAATCATTGCAAAAAGAAGGCAGCAACTC ATGCGCGACGGACGTCCTCAACAAACAACCGGCAGGCTGGACTTCCTCGACCTTCTACTGTCAGCGCGTTACGAGGACGGAACTGGGCTAACGGATCTGGAGATCAGGGAAGAAGTGGACACCTTCATGTTTGCTG GACACGACACGACAGCAAGTTCCCTGTCCTGGACCCTGTACTCCCTGGCTCAACATCCACATCATCAGGACAAGGTGCGGGAAGAAGTGAATTATTTACTGTCTGGCAGGGAGGATGACACAATTCAATG GGAAGACTTGCAGAAACTCCCTTACCTGACCATGTGCCTGAAAGAAGCTATGCGGCTTCACTCTCCTCTTGCTCTCATCGAGCGCAAAATGCTGGAGGACACTGTGATTGACGGCGTTACTGTACCAAAGGGGTATGATGTAGCCATACACCTGTACGGACTGCACCACAACCCGGCCGTCTGGGGACCCGATCACATG GAGTTTGATCCGAGTCGTTTTCGTCCTGAGCGCATGAAAGACAGAGACTCTCATGCCTTCTTGCCGTTTTCGGCAGGACAGAG GAACTGCATTGGTCAGAACTTTGCAATGAACGAAGTGAAGGTGCTGCTTGCAAGGCTGATTTACAA ATTTGTCTTTGAAGTCGATCCGACTCGTCCTGCGAAGAAAGAAGTGTTGATCATTATGAACACCAAGGACGGCATGTGGATGAAAGCTACACCAGTCTGA